The DNA region cacctgtagtagaaggagttaacgtgttgctttgggttttagggtttgcGGGTTactcaagggcaaaaaggcagtccttgacgaaggaaccgcgctacctgcagggatacgaacacatacaaaacaaacatgtataaagtaaatgtgccaacaagggggctcagaagtaaataaacaaaagaaaacaaatgcctcctatcgaggtcttccagttaagaaagcgataaaatgcggaaaagaggtaaaagtaccacacggataaagatccgaagtaacaacaattaaaggagtaagaaacccagggatctcccaagctaatgccatcaaaggaaggtgagtcagtacaagtaatcggaatgaaacctccaggggttatcccacaaataaagtgggaaaccacgcaagttatccctgcaaaagtcatgtgccttcacaaaaactcaacaaaagggttagtgaaacaccataagcatttttttcatggataacagtatggtttcagaaacctcaaaccctgtggcatacatttcagaaatcatgtgattaaacattcaaggcataggtttcacccattcatgcataattaaacccgtggggcaaaaacataatgaaattcatccatcatacctcatacattcagatgatccaaattaagagcataaaattatgggaatgaggcaaacctgattggagagcttgattgaaattgagttgcacccgtgaggcccttcagggtttggaggctgctctgaattctctgtcaggtttctcttcaggttttgttccaaggaaacctcagagtattttgcttctcttcctttttctcaagtgaagccttggtatttatagactgaatttcatggttttgtgggctcaaatgagagagacccaagtccaaattttttattatattttattatttttatttatttattttttttgtaaaaaattattattatttttttctttttttttttcgtttttttttttcgttttttttttcggatctaattctgattgacatgatgaaatgcaatatgaaatgaatgcatgaatgagaagggcaaattttggggtgttacagggGAAACCAGAGTCGAGATTAAAGGTGACTCTGAATTGGTAATCAAGCAATTAACAAAGGAATACAAATGTATTAAAGATAACTTGTTAATATACTTCGTCAAGGAAAATTCAATGCTTAAACGATTTGAAATTGTAGATATTGAACACGTACCACAAATACGCAACCAAGAGGCCAATGATTTGGCTCAGGTAGCTTCAAGTTCAAGGTAGCTAAGGAAAAATTAAAGAACTTGACTGAAGTGAAAGACAAACTTGTGTCAACTAGCATCATTCGACCAGAGTTGTCAACGCCAAAACGGGTGGGGACAGAGGAGTTACCAAAAatttgtgaaaattttgaaacTTTTGCCATTAACAACATAGAAAATGACGATTGGCGAAGAGAGACTGTTGAGTTCCTTAGAAACCCGACAAGAATGACAGATCGAAAAACAAAATATAAGGCATTAAGTTACGTCATCATTGGAAACGAGTTATTCAAAAAGAATCCACAAGAGGTGTTGCTCAAATGCATTAGCGAAAGTGAAGCCTACTTAGCAATTTTTGAAACTCACAACGGATCATGTGGCACTCACCAAGCAGACCATAAAATGAAATGGCTATTGTGTCGACAAGGGATATACTGGTCCACTATGTTGAAATATTGCATCGAGTTTGCTCGAGGATATCAAGCGTGCTAAAAGCATGAAGGGATACAACATGTGTCTGCCAGCGAATTACATTCAATCATCAAGCCATGGCCATTTTGGGGATGGGCGTTAGACCTAATAGGTGAGATCAAATCAGCGTCCTCTAAAAGCCATAGATATGTCCCTCGTGGGCATTAATTACTTTAAAAAATGGGTCGATTCGATACCTTTAATCAATGTCGACCAAGATACGATGATTGACTTCATACAAAGTCACATCATGTGTAGATATGGGACTCCCGAAACCATAACAACTGACCAGGGTTCAGCCTTTGTCGACAGAAAGGTAATGGAATTTGCTGTAGAGACATGGATCAAATTCTTGATGTCGACCCCCTATTATGCACAAGTTAACATCACAATCACCCTACTCAATATTATCCTCCACTCCTATTATGCTCCGCCCcttaaaatcctacaaaaacGAGGCGAAGCAGGGCAAGCTTTATTGAGGGTGCAGACCTAAAATCTTGCCATGCCTCGCAAAAAAATGAGTGTGGGACAGGGCGGACCCCCTGGCATTGCACATTTTAAGTCTAAAACTTGCAAATTTTCATATTAGTGTCCGCGCCCATAGAAAGCCTACAAAAAAAACGGGGCGGGATATATTAGAGAGTGCATGCCTAAAACTTTGGTCTGCCACACACACTAAACGGGCATGTCCGACGGACCAAATCCATTTTGTCACTTCTAACTCTTACACCTAACCATCTTCAACTATGATTAATAGGAGAGTTTCATCCCAAACACCAAAATATACTAACGATAATATTTTGCTTATATTATTAATTTGACACATCCACGAGGTTATCAAAAGATAGATAAATCATTAAATTGTAAATataaaattatgaaataaatttaaaataaaaaactaattttataagTGAGTTAAATTAGATAATCAAAATTATAAATGACATAATAATTAATAAAACAAAAAGAACATAAAAAAAAAAgtgaagaaaaaaaaatgaagCAACAACAAGCTAGGACACGTTTCGAAAGGTCAATATACCAACATAGTTATAAatcttatttctttttttcatcAAAATAATAGAGTTTTGTAGTTAGAAACAGACAGGATTGAAACCAAGAAACATAAAAGAAACATAAACAAATAGACCAATATAGAAACCATAAAAAACACATGTTGCTTAAAAGTAACCGGAAATAATCATAGCTGGCCAATACAATATTCCAAAAGGAATCAAACCAGCTTTCTAAAACCATTGAAATTGAAAAACTTTGCAGAATTTGTGGTCAAAGCTGTTCCCTTCAAGTCTTCTTTTCTCTGAATTTTGGTGATCTATTTGTGGAGTTCTTCAAAATAAAAATGGATGGTGTGACTGTAAAGGTTGAGCCAGAGCAGTTTATGGTTCTAGAATCTTCTCCTGTTGCTGTTGATGGTGTTAGTTCCAATATGGATGATGGGTCCATGATGAATTTCTCAGCAAACAAGTGAGTTTTTGATGTTTTTACTAAAAAATCATGTCTTTGGTTATTGATCTTTTATGTGCCTCACTTTAcccttttatttttgtttctgTTTTTTTAGTTTGCAATTATTTTGAGTGCCAAAAATGCATGGGATGAATAATAAACTATGGTGTTTCTTTTGGATTTTTTGTACCTTAAGTTGTTTCAATTTGTATGATACTACTGCAAATATAATTGTGTAACCCTTGGCTCTTTGAATTTAATTTGTTCTAATGAGTTGAGGGAACTTTTTAGTTAGGATGATTCTAGTATCCTACTAGGTGGAACATGCCGCGTAGCTATGTAGATCTGTGAGTAGGAATTGAAGACGTGTCTGGTGTTCGACGCTTGTCTGGTGTTCTTGTTTGTATGAAACCATTGGTAGTCTCGCATATAACAATGTTTGTCAAGGCCGCGGCATAATTTGCCTTTCTTGTTTGGACACTTTAACTCAGAAAGAAGTTTTAGGCCTAACTTGATGACAGTTGCGTGTAACCAAATTGAAGAGGGACAAAAGTTTCAGATGATGATCCCCCATAATGGCTTATTCCCTCACATATGTATCAGAGGGACTGGGAGGCTTCTACATGCATATTGTGGAAAAACATGGTCAAATGCGGTCGATGTAGCCTCAATCGCGGCCACGTTGCATTATTTTATGTTTTGTAttttatctatctatctatctatcaaGTTTATCATTATTAGTTATTACTATTATTATTCTCTCTTTTAGGTCGATGGCAGCATCGAGAATGAACGAGACGTTTCCTGATACAAATCAGCTTACCATCTTCTATAACGGGAATATTTGTAGCTATAACGGAATTCCAGCGGAAAAGGTAGCCCTATGCTGCACTTTGAGATGATTACAGAAacaatcaaaatcatattttgaCTTTCTATAATTTACTAACAGATGCAAGAAATAATGCTCATGGCTGCTGCTGCTGCCAAGTCTACGGAAACGAAGAATATCGTGAAACAATCTCCCGTTTCTTCACCGATTCCCTCAAGGCCATCTTCTCCAGTTGCTGCTACTGATAATGTCACTCCATCGCAGGCACTCTGCTTTCCTGCAAAGAAGAGTTCCGTCTGCAGGCTTCAAGGTGTGAATTTCCTCATTATTATTCTAGAATTAATTGATTATCTTTCAAATGATTACCTCTTCGAGTACTTAGAAACTGTTTGAACCAAATAGACCTTTAATGTAACGGAAACTCATATGTACGTATTTTTTCTTGATATTTCTCGTCAGAATTTCCAATAGCACGCAGACATTCACTTCAAAGGTTTCTTGAGAAGCGGCGAGACAGGTACTTTCTACCTGCCATGTTAAATGGATTGATTTAATCAGTTTAGAGTTTCAAATTTTCCGTAGTACTAGTTTTCATATTTGCATCATGTTTGTTTATTACAGGTTGGGTAGTAAAGCACCTTATCCGTCTTCGCCAAAAATGAAGGTGGCTGACAACATAGAGAACAACGTCTGCTCTGAGAATTCGCCTGATTCGGTTTCGTTGAAGGGACCAAATGAAGAATTTCAGCCAACTATATCTGCCTCTTGAGCAGAATACTTTATGTGCCGTGTTCTGTCTGTATGCATGTAGAACTACTGCATAAACTAATGTAACTGttatttttcatgttttgaaGACATCACTACTGAACCTGGAATTGTAAGAAGTGTGACTTGGAAATTGCATGTCTCTGGTCATGTCTAGAAAGAATGCTTTCTGCTTAGATCACACATGTTAAACTGTTTTTCTTGTATCTGACTGTTTGTAGAGAACTAATTATCACTGTGTTGATGTTTGAAAATATACTTTTATGACATCTTTGATCTTTTCCCTTCCTGTTTTTTCTTTCGAACAAAAAACATGATAGGTTAAGCTATAGATATATAATAAGAACATGAATAATGACCAAACCACTTGAATAATCAATCTTTTTCTTTAGAAAAGACATCTCGTTGAAATGAAGAGTTTCCTTTAGAAAAGACATCTCGTTGAAAAGTTGAAATGAAAAAGAGTGTGAGTGTTGTATATCAATTACTCTTAGCCTCGACTCATAGGCAATGTGAGAGACATCTCGTTGAAAAGTTGAAATGAAGAGTGTGAGTGTTGTATATCAATTACTCTTAGCCTCGACTCATAGGCAATGTGAGACTATTTTGTCCAGTACAAAACAGTGGTCCCCAGCTCAGTTGAGGCTAAGGGACAAGGTGTGAATGCGTCGGCCTGAACCCTCCTTTGAGTCACTGCCGCTACGATATATCGTTTGCTTTGAGTTTGAGAACCATCGTAACTTTATCCTTTATAAAAGGTGTCTTGTTAAGTTGAGGAGTGGGTGTTGTATATGATATTCCAATACAATTCATTTGAGATTTTGGCACTTCTATATTACGCAAGCCCCTATCAATATTATTGCAATTGCAACAGATGGATACATCGAAGCATCTAAAAAATGGATAGATAGGAGA from Lathyrus oleraceus cultivar Zhongwan6 chromosome 1, CAAS_Psat_ZW6_1.0, whole genome shotgun sequence includes:
- the LOC127138251 gene encoding protein TIFY 3B, with protein sequence MDGVTVKVEPEQFMVLESSPVAVDGVSSNMDDGSMMNFSANKSMAASRMNETFPDTNQLTIFYNGNICSYNGIPAEKMQEIMLMAAAAAKSTETKNIVKQSPVSSPIPSRPSSPVAATDNVTPSQALCFPAKKSSVCRLQEFPIARRHSLQRFLEKRRDRLGSKAPYPSSPKMKVADNIENNVCSENSPDSVSLKGPNEEFQPTISAS